In Daucus carota subsp. sativus chromosome 4, DH1 v3.0, whole genome shotgun sequence, one DNA window encodes the following:
- the LOC108216716 gene encoding non-specific lipid-transfer protein 1 has translation MASMTVSKAALAIIGLVALLSLSAPDAVEGLTCGQVTSSLSQCMNYLKMGGVLPPGCCSGVKSLNGMAKTPLDRKQACTCLKSVSGSIKGINYGLAAGLPGKCGISIPYKISPGTDCSKVQ, from the exons ATGGCAAGCATGACAGTTTCCAAGGCAGCTCTGGCAATTATCGGTCTGGTGGCACTATTGAGCTTGAGTGCACCTGATGCAGTAGAGGGACTGACCTGTGGACAAGTGACAAGCTCACTAAGTCAGTGCATGAATTACCTGAAGATGGGCGGTGTTTTGCCACCAGGGTGTTGCAGCGGGGTCAAAAGTCTGAACGGTATGGCTAAGACTCCACTGGACAGGAAACAAGCATGCACTTGCCTCAAATCCGTGTCTGGGAGCATCAAGGGTATCAACTATGGCTTGGCAGCTGGGCTCCCTGGAAAGTGCGGAATCAGCATTCCTTATAAGATCAGCCCTGGCACCGACTGTTCCAA GGTGCAGTGA
- the LOC108216595 gene encoding non-specific lipid-transfer protein 1 has product MATMTVSKVTVAIICLVALLSLSAPDAVEGLTCGQVTSSLSQCMNYLKMGGVLPPGCCSGVKSLNGMAKTPLDRKQACSCLKSVSGSIKGINYGLAAGLPGKCGISIPYKISPGTDCSK; this is encoded by the coding sequence ATGGCAACCATGACAGTTTCCAAGGTGACTGTGGCAATTATCTGCCTGGTGGCACTATTGAGCTTGAGTGCGCCTGATGCAGTAGAAGGACTGACCTGTGGACAAGTGACAAGCTCACTATCTCAGTGCATGAACTACCTGAAGATGGGCGGTGTTTTGCCACCAGGGTGTTGCAGCGGGGTCAAAAGTCTGAACGGTATGGCTAAGACTCCGCTGGACAGGAAACAAGCATGCAGTTGCCTCAAATCCGTGTCCGGGAGCATCAAAGGCATCAACTATGGTTTGGCAGCTGGGCTCCCTGGAAAGTGCGGAATCAGCATTCCTTATAAGATCAGCCCTGGCACCGACTGTTCTAAGTAA